In one Massilia endophytica genomic region, the following are encoded:
- the pyrR gene encoding bifunctional pyr operon transcriptional regulator/uracil phosphoribosyltransferase PyrR, whose product MSLNNPSGLDAERLYASLLEQVKTGLAGASEPAIVGIHSGGAWIAERLARDLGLGARFGVLDVSFYRDDYAKKGLPAEVKPTSINFDVSGATILLVDDVLYTGRTTRAAINELFDYGRPARILLAALVDRGGRQLPVAADFVAATTQVEPGQALRLKQDSAGQFTLTIEQDHA is encoded by the coding sequence ATGTCCCTCAATAATCCTTCCGGCCTCGATGCAGAACGGCTCTACGCCAGCCTGCTCGAACAGGTCAAGACCGGCCTGGCGGGCGCCAGCGAACCGGCCATCGTCGGCATCCATTCCGGCGGCGCGTGGATCGCCGAGCGCCTGGCGCGCGATCTGGGCCTGGGGGCGCGTTTCGGCGTGCTCGATGTGTCCTTCTACCGCGACGACTATGCGAAGAAAGGCCTGCCTGCCGAGGTGAAGCCCACCTCCATCAATTTCGACGTGAGCGGCGCCACCATCCTGCTGGTGGACGATGTGCTCTATACCGGCCGCACCACGCGCGCCGCGATCAACGAGCTGTTCGACTATGGCCGCCCGGCGCGCATCCTGCTCGCCGCGCTGGTGGACCGTGGCGGACGCCAGCTGCCGGTGGCCGCCGACTTCGTGGCCGCCACCACGCAGGTGGAGCCGGGCCAGGCGCTGCGCCTGAAGCAGGACAGCGCGGGACAATTCACTCTGACCATCGAACAAGACCATGCTTAA
- the ruvX gene encoding Holliday junction resolvase RuvX — translation MHSPETVFGFDFGLKRIGVAMGNTMIGQAAPLAVITSVGNDARFADIRALIEKWGPTRFVVGLPLHPDGAEHEMTARCRRFANQLHGRFNIPVVLVDERYSSAVIQAKRGEVIDDRAASIILQQYFDEYVPQ, via the coding sequence ATGCATAGTCCTGAAACGGTATTCGGCTTCGACTTCGGCCTCAAGCGTATCGGAGTCGCAATGGGGAACACAATGATCGGCCAGGCAGCACCGCTGGCCGTTATTACATCGGTCGGCAACGATGCGCGCTTTGCCGATATCCGGGCCCTGATCGAGAAATGGGGCCCGACCCGCTTCGTGGTCGGCCTGCCCCTGCACCCTGACGGCGCCGAACACGAAATGACGGCGCGCTGCCGCCGCTTCGCCAACCAGCTGCACGGGCGCTTCAATATTCCGGTGGTGCTGGTCGATGAACGCTACTCCTCGGCCGTTATCCAGGCCAAACGGGGCGAAGTGATCGACGACCGGGCCGCCTCCATCATCCTGCAACAATACTTTGACGAATATGTCCCTCAATAA
- a CDS encoding YqgE/AlgH family protein — protein MQESGDPLQSAEASISPALNLANHFLIAMPSMQDPVFGGTVVYVCEHNENGVLGVVINKPTDMTMDVLFERIDLEVEAQGGRYLESAPIMFGGPVQDDRGFVLHTPGARYSSSLTVTNDVAFTTSIDVLEAVAKGNGPERMLVSIGYSGWSPGQLEDEISRNGWLTVTADPRILFDMPIEERYVAAMKLLGIDPLMLTSEAGHA, from the coding sequence ATGCAAGAAAGCGGCGATCCCTTGCAGAGCGCCGAAGCGTCCATTTCGCCTGCGCTGAACCTGGCCAACCACTTCCTCATCGCCATGCCTTCCATGCAGGACCCCGTCTTCGGCGGCACCGTCGTCTATGTGTGCGAGCACAACGAGAACGGCGTGCTGGGCGTGGTCATCAACAAGCCCACCGACATGACCATGGACGTGCTCTTCGAGCGCATCGACCTCGAAGTGGAGGCGCAGGGCGGCCGCTATCTGGAATCGGCGCCCATCATGTTCGGCGGCCCGGTGCAGGACGACCGCGGCTTCGTGCTGCATACCCCCGGCGCGCGCTACTCCTCCTCGCTCACCGTGACCAACGACGTGGCCTTCACCACCTCCATCGACGTGCTGGAAGCGGTGGCCAAGGGCAATGGCCCGGAGCGCATGCTGGTGTCCATCGGCTACTCGGGCTGGAGCCCAGGACAGCTGGAGGACGAAATCAGCCGCAACGGCTGGCTCACTGTCACTGCCGACCCGCGCATCCTGTTCGACATGCCGATCGAAGAACGCTATGTCGCCGCCATGAAGCTGCTGGGCATCGACCCGCTGATGCTCACCTCCGAAGCGGGCCATGCATAG
- a CDS encoding cryptochrome/photolyase family protein — MSTGLVWFRRDLRSFDHAALHHALRSCGRVYCVFVFDTAILAALPRVDRRVEFIHASVAELARELEVLGGHLIVRHAEAATAIPALAEELGADTVFANGDYEPRAIARDEAVAQALAAKGRALRLFKDQVIFEKSEVLSLSRTPFSVFTPYKRAWLKKLEWDPSVLAPWRIEPFASRLAPGRSGLPSLEALGFERSGLRELGIQTGMSGGAGLLEAFLPHLADYGVARDFPARRGTSGLSVHLRFGTVSIRHLVRTAAELSARGQSGAGGEVWLSELVWREFYQMILFHHPHAAGASFRPAYDRIEWESGPEADETFAAWCEGRTGYPLVDAAMLQLNRTGFMHNRLRMVTASFLVKDLGISWQRGEAYFALRLNDFDLAANNGGWQWAASSGCDAQPWFRIFNPVTQSQKFDGAGEFIRAWLPQLRGLQDKEIHAPWLLPQELLAQRGVVLGRDYPLPIVQHEEARRRTLERYAVVKAA; from the coding sequence ATGAGTACTGGTCTCGTCTGGTTCCGCCGCGACCTGCGCAGCTTCGATCACGCCGCCCTGCACCACGCGCTCCGGTCCTGCGGCCGCGTTTACTGTGTTTTCGTTTTCGATACGGCGATCCTCGCCGCCCTGCCCCGCGTCGACCGCCGGGTTGAGTTCATCCATGCCAGCGTGGCCGAGCTGGCGCGGGAGCTGGAAGTCCTGGGCGGCCACCTCATCGTACGCCATGCCGAGGCAGCCACCGCCATCCCGGCCCTGGCGGAGGAGCTGGGCGCCGATACCGTGTTTGCCAACGGCGACTACGAACCGCGGGCGATTGCGCGCGACGAGGCCGTGGCACAGGCGCTCGCCGCGAAAGGCCGCGCGCTGCGCCTGTTCAAGGACCAGGTGATCTTCGAGAAGTCCGAAGTGTTGTCCCTATCCCGCACGCCCTTTTCCGTATTCACGCCATACAAGAGGGCGTGGCTGAAGAAGCTCGAATGGGATCCATCGGTGCTCGCGCCCTGGCGGATCGAGCCTTTCGCGTCCCGGCTGGCGCCCGGCCGCAGCGGCCTGCCTTCGCTAGAGGCGCTCGGCTTCGAACGCAGCGGCCTGCGGGAGCTCGGCATCCAGACGGGCATGAGCGGCGGAGCGGGGCTGCTCGAAGCATTCCTGCCCCATCTCGCCGACTATGGCGTGGCGCGGGACTTCCCGGCCCGGCGCGGCACCTCGGGCCTCTCGGTGCACCTGCGCTTCGGCACTGTGTCCATCCGCCACCTGGTGCGGACGGCGGCGGAACTGTCGGCACGCGGCCAGTCGGGCGCCGGGGGCGAGGTATGGCTCTCGGAACTCGTGTGGCGCGAGTTCTACCAGATGATCCTCTTCCATCATCCCCATGCCGCAGGCGCCTCTTTCCGGCCCGCCTATGACCGCATCGAATGGGAAAGCGGGCCGGAGGCGGATGAGACCTTTGCCGCGTGGTGCGAAGGGCGTACCGGCTATCCGCTGGTGGATGCCGCCATGCTGCAGCTGAACCGCACGGGCTTCATGCACAACCGGCTGCGCATGGTCACGGCGAGCTTCCTGGTGAAGGACCTGGGCATCAGCTGGCAGCGCGGCGAAGCGTATTTTGCACTGCGGCTGAACGACTTCGATCTCGCCGCAAATAACGGAGGCTGGCAATGGGCCGCATCGTCCGGCTGCGACGCCCAGCCCTGGTTCCGCATCTTCAACCCTGTCACCCAGTCGCAGAAGTTCGATGGCGCGGGTGAATTCATCCGGGCCTGGCTACCGCAGCTGCGCGGGCTGCAGGACAAGGAGATCCACGCGCCCTGGCTCCTGCCGCAGGAGCTGCTGGCGCAGCGCGGCGTCGTGCTGGGCCGGGACTATCCCCTGCCCATCGTGCAACACGAGGAGGCGCGCCGCCGCACGCTGGAACGCTACGCCGTCGTCAAGGCTGCTTAG